The DNA window AGCCCGTCGGACACTATGGTGTCCACAATGCCCCGCACTTCGCTGTTGCCCAGCTTGGTCTTGGTTTGTCCCTCAAACTGGGGCTCGGGCACTTTGACGCTGATCACGGCGGTGATGCCTTCGCGGATGTCCTCCCCGCCCAGCACGGTACCGTTTTTCAAGATGCCGGTTTTGCGCCCGTAATCATTGATCACACGGGTGAGCGAGGTTTTAAAGCCGGCCTCGTGCGTGCCACCGTCTATTGTATGGATATTATTTACATAGGAAAAAATATTTTCCACATAGCCCAGGGTATACTGCAGGGCTACCTCCACCTGCACGCCTTCTCTTTCGCCGGCAATGTAAATGGGCGGGCTGTGCAGTACGTCTTTGTTCTTGTTAACGTGTTTAATAAAATCCTTGATCCCGCCGCTGTGTTGAAAGGTGACCGTCTGGCCGGTGCGCTCGTCACTCAAAGTGATTTTGACGCCTTTATTTAAAAAGGCCAGTTCGCGCAGGCGCTGCAGCAGCGTATCGAAGTTGAAATTGGTATCTTCAAAAATCAGCGGGTCGGGCTGAAAGGTGACCCTGGTGCCCGTGCTCCTGCTTTTGCCAATCACCGTGAGGGGCGAAACCGGCTTGCCCCGCTCATACTGCTGCCGGTAGACCTGGCCCTCGCGGCGCACTTCCACCACCAGCCACTGGGAGAGGGCGTTGACCACCGACACGCCCACACCGTGCAGACCGCCGGAAACCTTGTAACCGCCGCCGCCGAATTTGCCGCCGGCGTGCAGCATGGTGAGCACGGTTTCCACCGCGGAGAGCCCGGTTTTGGGGTGGATGTCCACGGGAATGCCCCGCCCGTTGTCATTGACCGTGACGCTGTTGTCCTGGTGAATGGTCACCTCTATGTTGTCGCAAAAGCCGGCCATGGCCTCGTCAATGCTGTTGTCCACCACCTCATAGACCAGGTGGTGCAGGCCGCGGGGGCCGGTGCTGCCGATGTACATGCCGGGCCGGCGGCGCACTGCTTCCAGCCCTTCCAGTACCTGTATTTCATCCGCACTGTATCTGGTGCTGCTGTCTTCCAGCAAGGTGGCAAACCTCCGTATTAATTAAGTTAACCGAGCACAACATTGTCTCTTTACTCTTCAATAACCAGCGTCCTGCTCCGGGCGCGCCGGTGCAGGGTGGTGCAGGAAATGGGAGAGATGATCATTTTCCGGTCGGTGGTGATCACAAAGGATTTTTCCCGGCCCGGCCCGGCAATGTTGATGACCTCATATACATGTCCGGCCATTTGCATAAACTCTTTGGTCGGCGGCGCCGCAGCTGTTTTCATGTCCAGTATGGCCACGATGTTTTTGCTGGGGACCACTGCATCCCCGCCCAGGTGTAAAAACATGCCTTTCGCTCTCCTCTTAAACACGAATTGCGCCCTTTTCCATGTAAAAAACGCTGGTCGCCGCCGGCAGGCCGGGCGGCAGGGCGGGCTGGCTGGTGGTGAGGAAACACTGGCCGGGGTAACCGGCCAGGAAATCCAGCACATTTTGCTGCCGCTGCCGGTCCAACTCGGGCAGGATGTCGTCCAGCAGCAGGATGGGGTAAAAACCCACCTGCCGGCGAAAAAGTTCCACGCCGGCAATTTTACCGGCCAGCACCAGGCTGCGGCACTGGCCGCGCGAAGCGAAGTGACGGGCCGGCCGTCCCTGCAGGAAAAAGGCGATGTCGTCGCGGTGGGGGCCCACCAGAGGCTGTTTTCTGGCTATTTCCTTTTCCTGCATCTCGGCCAGCATATAGTAATAGTTTTCCCTGATTTTTTCCAGGTTATATGGTTCGGGCAGTTTTACACTGCACAGGTAGTTGAAATAAACGTTTTCCCCCCCACCGCTGATGGCAACATACTGTTTTTTAAAAAGCGGCGAGAGGTCCTTCAAGGTGCGCAGTCTTACATCCAGCACCCGGCTGCCGTGCTCCACCAGCTGGCCGTTCCATACGGCCAGCTGTTCCGCCCGCTGTTGCTGTTCCGCCCGGCGCAGCAGGGCGCTTTTTTGTTCCAGCGCCCGCTGGTAGGACCGGAGCAGGTGATAGTAATGCTTGCTCACCCGGCAGATGTCCCGGTCCAGCCAGCGGCGGCGCAGGTCGGGTGAACCGGTGATGATGTCCAATTCCTCGGGGGTGAAGACAAAGGCCCAGCCGGGCTGAAAGATATTCAAACGGCCGGTTTTTTTCTGGTTTAAGTAAAAGGCGCTGCCACCGGGGGATATTTGCGCGGCCACTTCCCTGACATCGTCCTGCAGCTGAAATAGACCATGAAGATAGCACCCGCCTTCCCCCTCACTGATCAGGGGAGCGTGGCGCGAGGTGCGAAAGGAATGGCCGCAGCTAATAAGGTAGATGGCCTCCAGCAAATTGGTTTTACCCTGCCCGTTGGGGCCGGCAATTATATTCAAGCCGGGGCCGGGTTTGAACTCCCCGGTGGTCAGGTTGCGAAAACCGGCCGGTTGCAGACTGATCAGGCGCATGGGCAAGCTTTGGTCTAACTCTGCGTTTTGGGATAGGCCGGCACCAGAATGGACAAAAAGTCCATTTTTGCCGCCTGGTTGGGCAAAACCAGGACGGGAGAGACCGGATCGTCAAAGTGCATGGCGATTTGCTCGCCCGGGACGGCCTTCAATAAATCGCTCAGGTATTTGACATTGAAATATGTTTGCAAAGCCGGGCCGCTGACCCGGGCCGGCACTTCTTCCCGGATCCAGCCGGTTTCCGACTTGATGTTCACGGTAACACTGTCCTGGTTCATGATAAAGCCCACGGCCGGATTGGTGTCCACCGCCAGCAGCGAGCAACGCTCTGCGGCGCTCAAGAGCTGGGCCGTGTTGATATGCACCGTGGTGGGCTGGTTTTGCGGAATGACCTGGCGGTAGGGCGGGAACTTGCCCTTGATCAACCGGCTGCTGATGGTCACGTCCTCGGTGGCGAAGGAGACGTGGGTAGCGTTGAAACTCAAAGAGATCCGGGCCGAGTTGGCGGCGATGCGGCTGGCTTCCTGCAGGGTGCGGGCCGGCACAATTATTTCCGCCAGGACTGGTTGCTCGGCCATGAGCGCCTGCAGCCCACCCTGGTGAACATCTTCTTCCTCCATTACCGCCGCACCATCCGGTAAGATGTTTTCTGCCACCGGTTGTTCCCTTTCACCATTCTCCGCTTCACCAACTAGAGACAACCTTTTCACCGCCAGACGAAATGTATCGGTAGCCACCATGGTCAGGGAGTCTTCCCTGACTTCCAGCAGCACGCCTGTGAAAACCGGCCGGCTGTCCTGGCTGGAAACCGCAAAGATGACTTGTTTCACGGCGTTGCGGAATTGATCGCTGTCCAGGGTGAGGGATTCCTCCAGGCGGGGCAGGCTTTGCTCGGGATAGTCGGCCGGGTTGTAGCAGTTGATATTGAATTCCGAACTGCCGTAGGTAATATTGGCAATATTGGTAACATCATCCACCATTATTTCGATCCGTCCCTCGGGCAACAGGCGGGTGAAGTCGGTGATATATTTGGCCGGTATGACTGTCGCTCCCTCTTCCAGCACCTGGGCGGGCACGACGCACTGGACAGAAAAGTCCAGGTCGGTGGAACGCAAAAACAGTTGTCCGTTCCGGCACTCAAAGTAGATGCCGGCCAGGACGGGAAGAGGGCTGCGGGGGGAAACGCCGCGTCCGGCTATCTGCAACCCATGGATCAGGCTTTCTTTGGCTGTGGAAAGGCGCATGTTCATCACCCGTGTTGTATAAGAATAAGATCGATCCACAAGATCAGCAGTATTAGTAATAGGGGCTGTGCATATGTGGATAAGCGGGACAAACCATACCCAGCGCTAACGCTAGCTGTTTTTCAGCTTGTTGATAATTTCCTGCAGAGTCTCGTCCAAAGCGGGGTCGAGCTGTTTTTCCGCCGTGATGCGTTCACAGGCGTGCAGCACGGTGGTGTGATCGCGCCCGCCGAACAATTCGCCAATCTTGGGGTAGGATAGATCGGTCAGCTCACGGCACAGGTACATGCCAATCTGGCGGGGGAAGGCTACATTGCGGGAGCGGCGCTTGCTGCGCAGGTCTTCCGCCTTCAAGTTGAAATGTTCGGCCACCGCCTTCATGATCAGCTGGCCGGTGATGGGCCTGGTCTTTTTCTGGGGCAATACGTCTTTGAGGACTTTCTCGGCCAGTTCCACGGTAATTTCTTTTTTATGCAGCGAGGAATAGGCGATGATGCGGATCAACGCCCCTTCCAGCTGGCGGATGTTGGACTGAATTCTTTCCGCGATGAAGGCCAGCACTTCGTCGGGCACTTCCTTGTTTTCCAGCTGCATCTTTTTAGAAAGGATGGCAATTCTGGTTTCATAGTCGGGCGGCTGGATATCGGTGATCAGCCCCCACTCAAAGCGCGAGCGCAGCCGGTCCTCCAGGGTGGGGATTTCGTGTGGCGGCCGGTCGCTGGAGATGATGATCTGCTTGTTGGCCTCGTATAGCGTGTTGAAGGTGTGGAAAAATTCCTCCTGGGTGCGCTCCTTGTTGGCCAGAAACTGGATGTCGTCCACCAGCAATATGTCCACGCCGCGGTATTTGTTGCGAAACTCGGTGGTGGACTCATCGCGGATGGAGGCGATGAGCTCATTGGTAAAGGTCTCCGATGTGACATATGCCACCTTGCAGCTGCTGTCCCGGGCCAGAATATGGTGGCCGATGGCCTGCATGAGGTGGGTTTTGCCCAGACCCACCCCCCCGTAGATAAAGAAGGGGTTGTAAGTTTTGGCCGGCGAATCGGCAATGGCCAGCGAGGCGGCGTGGGCGAAACGGTTGGAGTTGCCCACCACAAAGGTATCGAAAGTATAACGGGGATTTAAGTTGCCACTCATGGGCTGTCTTTGTTGCTGGAACTGCTGGGCTACTTTTTTTAAGACGGCCTCTTTTTCCTCGCTCAGGACGAAGTTGATGTGCACATCCCTGTCCAGCAGGTCGTAAATGATGCTCTTTAATATGGAAGACATGCGGTCAATAAGCCAGTCGCGGGAGAAAATATCGGGTACTTCTATGTATAAATCCTGCCCGGTTAAAGCCAGCGGGTGCATGGCCGCGCGCCAGGTTTCCATAATCGGACTGCTGACCCGGTTTTCCAGCTCGTTTAAAACATTTTCCCATATCTTGTCCAGTTGCACGTTTTGCATGATGGTTGCGGCCCCCTGCCCAATTACTTAAAAAAAGCCTCCGACTGACCAGTGGAGACTGCTGACATGCCTTATGCACAGATATATGCACATGTGAATTTGGAGTGCTGTGGCCAGTGTGGATGACCGGCCGTTTGCTTTATAGATCATAACAAATTTTTACCTGTATATCAACAAGAGAAAAATCAACAGGCTGTGATTTATGTGTATAACTTCCGGCGCTGGCTTTTTTCTTGACTTGATAAAAAAATCCGGGGTATAATTTTGCATGATGCGCCTTTGACCGGGAAAAATCTTCTTTGGCCCGGGGATTTTATTTTAAGGAGGTGTGGTGTGTGAAACGGACTTTCCAACCCAAAAACAGGCGGCACAAACGGGTGCACGGCTTTCTAAAGAGAATGTCCACCAAGGCCGGCCGGAATGTGATCAAACGCAGAAGGCTGAAAGGAAGAAAGAGACTTACCGCTTAAGGCCGCTTGCTTTAAAGTGGCCTTTCCTGTATCGCTTACCCGCTCCATCTGGTTATAATAACCTAAAAAAAGGTGTTTTTTATTTTATGTACCGCCTGAAAAAAGACCAGGAATTCAAACGCGTTTACCGGCAGGGCCGGTCGGTGGCCGGCAGGTATGTGGTGATCTACTACCTGCCGGTGGGTGGTAACCAGAGCCGCTTTGGTTTTTCCGTGAGTAAAAAAATTGGTAAAGCGGTACAGAGAAACAGGATCAGACGCCTTTTGCGGGAGATCTGCCGTTTGCACTTGGACTACTTTGCCAGCGGGCATGACTATATTGTTATTCCCCGCCGGAGCGCTGCCGGGAGAAGCTTTGCTGAATTAAAAGAGGATATGCTCAAACTGGCCGCAAAGATTGGTCGTAATTAATCATAGCGAAGGACGTATTGCTGGAAGCTATCCAGTGTGCGCTTTTATATGGAGAGGTGGCGGAAGATGCGCTCCGGGTGGCTGGCGGGTCTTTTGGTGATGGCTGTAAGGTTTTACCAGAAGTACTTATCCCCCTTGAAAGGTCCCACATGCCGGTTTTATCCCACCTGTTCTCAGTATGCGATTACAGCTCTGGAAAAGTATGGTATAATAAAGGGAGGATACCTGGCTCTGGTCAGGGTATTAAAGTGTCATCCTTTTCATCCCGGGGGATATGACCCGGTAAAATAGCTTTATTGCGCGGGGAGGCGGTTTGTTGTTCCAAAAACTGGTTGATTTTATGGCCGGTGCGCTGGACTGGCTCTATCACCTGACACTGCAAATGGGTATTGGCAACTACGGCCTGGCCATCATCCTGTTCACCATTATCATCAAGGTGCTTTTATACCCTCTTTCCTTGAAACAGATGAAGTCCATGTTCATGATGCAGCAGCTGGCGCCGCAGATCAAGGAGATCCAGGACAAGTACAAAAACAAAGACCCGCAAAAGATGCAGCAAAAGATAATGGAACTGTACCGGGAGAACAATGTCAATCCCATGGCGGGTTGCCTGCCCATTTTGGTTCAGATGCCCATACTGATTGCCCTGTACCGGGCCCTGTTGCACTTTAATTACAAAAATGTGGCTCACGCCAAATTTTTATGGATTGCCAATTTGAGCCACATTGGTGACCCTTATTATATTTTGCCAGTACTGGCGGCCGCGACCACTTACCTGCAGTCCAGGCTGACTACCAATATGGCCGACCAGACCCAGCGTATGATGCTGTATATGATGCCGCTGTTCATCGGTTGGATTTGCACCACAGTGCCGGCCGGACTGGGGCTTTACTGGGTGATGTTCAATGTTCTGGGTATTGGCCAGCAGTATCTGGTAAATAAGCAGACGCTGGCCATGAAGGAGGCTATGGCAAAAAGTGGTGGAAGTAGAAAAGACGGCTAAGACAGTGCAGGAGGCCGTAAACCTGGCACTGGCCGAGCTCAATGTGAGCAGGGAAGATGTGGATGTGGAGGTTTTGGAAGAGCCTTCCCGCGGCATTTTCGGTTTGATTGGTACCCGGCCGGCCCGGGTGCGGGTGAAGGTGAAAAATACTGCCGCCAGCAGATTGAGAAAGTTATTGGATGATATCCTGGCGGCCATGCATTTGCAAGCAGAGATCTTTATTAAAGAGGAAAATGATTGCCTGGCCGTGAGCATGTTCGGCAAGGATCTGGGCACGCTGATCGGCCGGCGGGGCGAGACCATGGATGCCCTGCAGTATCTGCTCAACCTGGCGGTGAACAAAAATCAGGAAAAGCGTTACAAGATCTTTCTGGACATAGAAGGTTACCGCAAAAAACGTGAGGAGACGCTGCAAAAGCTGGCCCTCAAACTGGCGGAAAAGGCCCGCCAGCGCGGCCGCAATGTGGTGCTGGAGCCCATGAGTTCCCTGGAGCGGCGTATCATCCACACCGCCCTGCAGGGTATCAGCGACATAGCCACCTACAGCGAGGGCGAGGAGCCCTACCGCAAGATCATTATTGCGCCGAAAAAATAATACTGGATAAGAAAACCCAGCGGGCCGCAGAGCTCTCTGGGTTTTAATATAGGATGTGAGCGAATGACTAATTTGACACTGGACAGCGATACCATAGCCGCCATAGCCACCGCTCCGGGGGAGGGGGCCATTGGCATTGTGCGCCTGTCCGGGCCGCGGGCGGTGGATATTGCCGGCCGGATCTTCCGGCCGGGCAAGCGGCCGGACGCCCCACCATGGCAGCCCCAATCGCATCGCATTTACTACGGCCACATCATTGACCCGGACAGCGGCCGGGTGGTGGACGAGGTGCTGGTGGCCGTGATGCTGGCCCCCCGCACCTACACGCGCGAAGATGTGGTGGAGATCAACTGCCACGGCGGGCTCACGCCCCTGCGGCGCATTTTGGAGCTGGTGCTGGCCCAGGGCGCTCGCCTGGCCGGGCCGGGCGAGTTTACCAGGCGGGCCTTTTTAAACGGGCGCATCGACCTGGCCCAGGCCGAAGCGGTG is part of the Desulfurispora thermophila DSM 16022 genome and encodes:
- the gyrB gene encoding DNA topoisomerase (ATP-hydrolyzing) subunit B, with protein sequence MLEDSSTRYSADEIQVLEGLEAVRRRPGMYIGSTGPRGLHHLVYEVVDNSIDEAMAGFCDNIEVTIHQDNSVTVNDNGRGIPVDIHPKTGLSAVETVLTMLHAGGKFGGGGYKVSGGLHGVGVSVVNALSQWLVVEVRREGQVYRQQYERGKPVSPLTVIGKSRSTGTRVTFQPDPLIFEDTNFNFDTLLQRLRELAFLNKGVKITLSDERTGQTVTFQHSGGIKDFIKHVNKNKDVLHSPPIYIAGEREGVQVEVALQYTLGYVENIFSYVNNIHTIDGGTHEAGFKTSLTRVINDYGRKTGILKNGTVLGGEDIREGITAVISVKVPEPQFEGQTKTKLGNSEVRGIVDTIVSDGLDSFLEENPGVAKKILEKALTAARAREAARKARELTRRKSALENTTLPGKLADCSERDPSLCELYLVEGDSAGGSAKGGRDRRFQAILPLRGKILNVEKSRLDKILANEEIRALITALGTGIGDDFDISKARYHKIIIMTDADVDGAHIRTLLLTFFYRYMRPLIENGYVFIAQPPLYKVKKGKSETYVYNDQELERYLQRIGREGVSIQRYKGLGEMNAEQLWETTMDPDVRTILQVTLEDAIEADAIFSMLMGDKVEPRRLFIQENAHAVRNLDI
- the remB gene encoding extracellular matrix regulator RemB, with product MFLHLGGDAVVPSKNIVAILDMKTAAAPPTKEFMQMAGHVYEVINIAGPGREKSFVITTDRKMIISPISCTTLHRRARSRTLVIEE
- the recF gene encoding DNA replication/repair protein RecF (All proteins in this family for which functions are known are DNA-binding proteins that assist the filamentation of RecA onto DNA for the initiation of recombination or recombinational repair.), with the translated sequence MRLISLQPAGFRNLTTGEFKPGPGLNIIAGPNGQGKTNLLEAIYLISCGHSFRTSRHAPLISEGEGGCYLHGLFQLQDDVREVAAQISPGGSAFYLNQKKTGRLNIFQPGWAFVFTPEELDIITGSPDLRRRWLDRDICRVSKHYYHLLRSYQRALEQKSALLRRAEQQQRAEQLAVWNGQLVEHGSRVLDVRLRTLKDLSPLFKKQYVAISGGGENVYFNYLCSVKLPEPYNLEKIRENYYYMLAEMQEKEIARKQPLVGPHRDDIAFFLQGRPARHFASRGQCRSLVLAGKIAGVELFRRQVGFYPILLLDDILPELDRQRQQNVLDFLAGYPGQCFLTTSQPALPPGLPAATSVFYMEKGAIRV
- the dnaN gene encoding DNA polymerase III subunit beta, translated to MRLSTAKESLIHGLQIAGRGVSPRSPLPVLAGIYFECRNGQLFLRSTDLDFSVQCVVPAQVLEEGATVIPAKYITDFTRLLPEGRIEIMVDDVTNIANITYGSSEFNINCYNPADYPEQSLPRLEESLTLDSDQFRNAVKQVIFAVSSQDSRPVFTGVLLEVREDSLTMVATDTFRLAVKRLSLVGEAENGEREQPVAENILPDGAAVMEEEDVHQGGLQALMAEQPVLAEIIVPARTLQEASRIAANSARISLSFNATHVSFATEDVTISSRLIKGKFPPYRQVIPQNQPTTVHINTAQLLSAAERCSLLAVDTNPAVGFIMNQDSVTVNIKSETGWIREEVPARVSGPALQTYFNVKYLSDLLKAVPGEQIAMHFDDPVSPVLVLPNQAAKMDFLSILVPAYPKTQS
- the dnaA gene encoding chromosomal replication initiator protein DnaA: MQNVQLDKIWENVLNELENRVSSPIMETWRAAMHPLALTGQDLYIEVPDIFSRDWLIDRMSSILKSIIYDLLDRDVHINFVLSEEKEAVLKKVAQQFQQQRQPMSGNLNPRYTFDTFVVGNSNRFAHAASLAIADSPAKTYNPFFIYGGVGLGKTHLMQAIGHHILARDSSCKVAYVTSETFTNELIASIRDESTTEFRNKYRGVDILLVDDIQFLANKERTQEEFFHTFNTLYEANKQIIISSDRPPHEIPTLEDRLRSRFEWGLITDIQPPDYETRIAILSKKMQLENKEVPDEVLAFIAERIQSNIRQLEGALIRIIAYSSLHKKEITVELAEKVLKDVLPQKKTRPITGQLIMKAVAEHFNLKAEDLRSKRRSRNVAFPRQIGMYLCRELTDLSYPKIGELFGGRDHTTVLHACERITAEKQLDPALDETLQEIINKLKNS
- the rpmH gene encoding 50S ribosomal protein L34, producing the protein MKRTFQPKNRRHKRVHGFLKRMSTKAGRNVIKRRRLKGRKRLTA
- the rnpA gene encoding ribonuclease P protein component produces the protein MYRLKKDQEFKRVYRQGRSVAGRYVVIYYLPVGGNQSRFGFSVSKKIGKAVQRNRIRRLLREICRLHLDYFASGHDYIVIPRRSAAGRSFAELKEDMLKLAAKIGRN
- the yidD gene encoding membrane protein insertion efficiency factor YidD, producing MRSGWLAGLLVMAVRFYQKYLSPLKGPTCRFYPTCSQYAITALEKYGIIKGGYLALVRVLKCHPFHPGGYDPVK
- a CDS encoding YidC/Oxa1 family membrane protein insertase: MFQKLVDFMAGALDWLYHLTLQMGIGNYGLAIILFTIIIKVLLYPLSLKQMKSMFMMQQLAPQIKEIQDKYKNKDPQKMQQKIMELYRENNVNPMAGCLPILVQMPILIALYRALLHFNYKNVAHAKFLWIANLSHIGDPYYILPVLAAATTYLQSRLTTNMADQTQRMMLYMMPLFIGWICTTVPAGLGLYWVMFNVLGIGQQYLVNKQTLAMKEAMAKSGGSRKDG
- the jag gene encoding RNA-binding cell elongation regulator Jag/EloR, producing the protein MVEVEKTAKTVQEAVNLALAELNVSREDVDVEVLEEPSRGIFGLIGTRPARVRVKVKNTAASRLRKLLDDILAAMHLQAEIFIKEENDCLAVSMFGKDLGTLIGRRGETMDALQYLLNLAVNKNQEKRYKIFLDIEGYRKKREETLQKLALKLAEKARQRGRNVVLEPMSSLERRIIHTALQGISDIATYSEGEEPYRKIIIAPKK